The DNA segment CCAGCAGGTCGCTGTCGGTCGCGTCGGTGACCAGCAGGCGGCGTACGACCGGCATGATCGCGGCCAGCGGATGCGCCTCGCGATAGCCGTGCAGATCATCGTCGAGCAGGTCGACCGGTGGCTCGCTCACGTCCGGGTTGACTCCCGAACGCATCGACCGGCGCCACGACTCGAGCACGATCGAACGGACCGGGATGACCGGTTTTCCGGTCTCCAGAAAGGATTCGTGCGCCGCATACAGACTGCGGGAAAGCTCGTCGGGGTCGGTGCCGGCCGGCCAGGCGAGCCACGGGCTGCCGCTGCTCATCCGCGCACCGCTCTGTGGCCGGACGGCATCCGGCATCGCGCGGTGGCCAGCAGGACCATCGGACCGCCTTAACGAGTGTTTCGCCGAGGTTAACGTGCCCGCTACATGATCGGTAGTGAAGGCAGTCTATTTTGACCGCGCCGCCGGCGATTTAGGTTGGACGCATGACATATGACGTGGTGGCCGTACGCAAGCATTTTCCCGCGCTGGCCGAGGGTGCCGCGCATTTCGACGGTCCCGGCGGCTCGCAGGTGCCGGACGTCGTCGCCGAGGCGGTGGCCGGCACGTTGACCGCCGGCATCGCCAATCGTGGAACGGTGACCGCGGCCGAGCGACGCGCCACCGGGGTCGTGGAAGACGCTCGGCAGGCGGTCGCCGACCTGCTCGGCGGCGATCCGCGCGGTGTCGTGTTCGGCCGCAGCATGACCCAGCTGACGTACGATTTTGCCCGTACTTTGGGGAAAAACTGGGGACCCGGTGACGAGATCGTGGTGAGCCGGCTGGACCACGACGCGAACGTCCGGCCCTGGGTCCAAGCCGCATCTGCGGCTGGTGCCACGCTCGTATGGGTCGCACCTGACCCGGAATCCACGGAACTTTCGGTGAAAACGCTGACGTCTTCGCTGACCTCGCGCACCCGGTTGGTCGCGGTGACCGGTGCGTCGAACCTGGTTGGTACGCGACCGGACCTGCCGGCGATCGCGGCCGCGGTGCACGACGCCGGCGCGCTGTTCTATGTGGACGGTGTGCACCTCACGCCGCACGCGCCGGTCGATGTCGCCGCGCTCGGCGCGGATTTCTACGTGTGTTCGCCGTACAAGTTTCTCGGTCCGCATCTCGGAGCGCTGATCGCGGCCCCGTCGTTGCTCGAGACGCTGCGTCCGGACAAGCTGCTGCCGTCGACGGACGAGGTGCCGGAACGCTTCGAGCTCGGCACGCTGCCGTACGAGCT comes from the Fodinicola acaciae genome and includes:
- a CDS encoding cysteine desulfurase-like protein, giving the protein MTYDVVAVRKHFPALAEGAAHFDGPGGSQVPDVVAEAVAGTLTAGIANRGTVTAAERRATGVVEDARQAVADLLGGDPRGVVFGRSMTQLTYDFARTLGKNWGPGDEIVVSRLDHDANVRPWVQAASAAGATLVWVAPDPESTELSVKTLTSSLTSRTRLVAVTGASNLVGTRPDLPAIAAAVHDAGALFYVDGVHLTPHAPVDVAALGADFYVCSPYKFLGPHLGALIAAPSLLETLRPDKLLPSTDEVPERFELGTLPYELLAGTTAAVDFLAGLVPGTGDRRSRLVTSMTALEAYEESLRARLEAGLSGLVTMHSRAARRTPTLLFSVPGVPGQVVYAELGKRGVNAPAGTFYAIECSRALGLGDTGGVRAGLAPYNDISDVDRLVAAVADIAG